One stretch of Gavia stellata isolate bGavSte3 chromosome 25, bGavSte3.hap2, whole genome shotgun sequence DNA includes these proteins:
- the LOC132319146 gene encoding argininosuccinate lyase isoform X1 produces the protein MAAEGDKLWGGRFTGSRNPIMEMLNASITYDRRLSEVDIQGSKAYAKALEKAGILSKPELEKILSGLEKISEEWSKGVFVVKQTDEDIHTANERRLKELIGDVAGKLHTGRSRNDQVVTDLRMFMRNSLSVISTHLLQLIKTLVERAATEIDVILPGYTHLQKAQPIRWSQFLLSHAVALTRDSERLGEVKRRINVLPLGSGALAGNPLEIDRELLRSELGFASISLNSMDAVSERDFVVEFLSFATLLMIHLSKMAEDLIIYSTSEFGFLTLSDAYSTGSSLMPQKKNPDSLELIRSKAGRVFGRLAAILMVLKGLPSTYNKDLQEDKEAVFDVVDTLNAVLQVATGVISTLQIKKVNMEKALCPEMLSTDLALYLVRKGMPFRQAHIASGKVVNLAESKRMAINKLSLDDMKTISPLFDNDVSQVFNIVNSVEQYRAMGGTAKNSVNAQIEQLRELLKKLKEQA, from the exons ATGGCAGCCGAG GGAGATAAACTTTGGGGAGGAAGATTCACTGGAAGCAGAAATCCCATCATGGAGATGCTCAACGCTTCCATTACATATGATCGGAGGCTGTCTGAAGTTGATATCCAGGGGAGCAAGGCTTATGCCAAAGCCTTAGAGAAGGCTGGGATCCTATCTAAACCTGAGCTGGAGAAGATCCTGAGTGGCCTGGAAAAG ATCTCCGAGGAATGGTCTAAAGGAGTCTTTGTGGTGAAACAAACCGATGAGGACATCCACACTGCCAACGAACGCAGACTAAAG GAGCTGATCGGAGACGTAGCTGGAAAACTGCACACTGGAAGAAGCAGGAATGATCAG GTTGTGACTGACTTGAGGATGTTCATGAGGAATTCCCTCTCTGTCATCTCGACTCACCTCCTGCAGCTCATTAAGACCCTGGTGGAACGTGCTGCCAC AGAAATTGATGTCATCTTGCCTGGCTACACCCACCTGCAGAAAGCTCAGCCCATCAGATGGAGCCAGTTCTTGCTCAG CCATGCTGTTGCTCTGACCCGTGATTCTGAGCGCCTGGGAGAGGTGAAGAGGAGGATCAACGTCTTGCCTTTGGGAAG TGGTGCTCTGGCTGGCAACCCACTGGAAATTGATAGAGAGCTTCTGCGTAGTG AGCTGGGCTTTGCTTCCATCAGCCTGAACAGCATGGATGCCGTGAGCGAGAGAGACTTTGTGG tgGAATTCCTctcttttgccaccttgctgATGATCCACCTTAGCAAGATGGCTGAAGATCTCATCATCTACAGTACCAGCGAGTTTGGCTTTCTAACCCTCTCTGATGCTTACAG cactggcagcagcCTGATGCCTCAGAAGAAGAACCCCGACAGTCTGGAACTGATCCGCAGCAAAGCTGGACGAGTGTTCGGACGG tTGGCTGCTATTCTCATGGTTCTCAAAGGACTTCCCAGCACCTACAACAAGGATCTGCAG GAGGACAAGGAGGCCGTCTTTGATGTTGTGGACACCCTGAACGCTGTGCTCCAGGTTGCCACTGGAGTGATTTCTACCCTCCAG ATCAAAAAGGTGAACATGGAGAAGGCTCTGTGCCCTGAAATGCTGTCTACTGATCTGGCTCTCTACTTGGTTCGTAAAGGA ATGCCATTCAGACAAGCCCACATTGCCTCTGGGAAGGTCGTCAACCTTGCCGAGTCCAAACGCATGGCCATCAATAAACTCAGCCTGGATGACATGAAGACCATCAG CCCCCTGTTTGACAATGACGTCTCCCAGGTCTTCAACATTGTCAACAGCGTGGAGCAGTACAGGGCCATGGGCGGTACCGCCAAGAACAGCGTGAATGCCCAGATcgagcagctgagggagctgctgAAGAAGCTGAAGGAACAAGCTTAG
- the GUSB gene encoding beta-glucuronidase, whose amino-acid sequence MAGGCCLLLLLALGRAAAPPGGMLYPRETPSRERKELGGLWSFRADFSPGRDAGFVQRWYRQPLRQTGPVIDMPVPASFNDITQDPSLENYIGWVWYEKEALLPLRWLQDDLNTRVVLRFGSAHYYSIVWVNGVQVMEHEGGHLPFEADISSIIQGSPGIPCRITVALNNTLTPHTLPPGSIQYMNDKTRYPKNYFVQNIRFDFFNYAGIHRPVVLYTTPSVYIDDITVTTTSSESVAMVQYQVSVVGSKLYSLSLSLRDQEGKVVATGDGPAGELKVLNPNLWWPYLMHENPGYRYSLEVKMQAQANGVLLEDVYTLLVGIRTVHVTSTQFLINGRPFYFHGVNKHEDADIRGKGLDWPLVMKDFNLLRWLGANSFRTSHYPYAEEIMDLCDAYGIVVIDECPGVGIKMPESFGNRSLQHHLVVMEELIRRDKNRPSVVMWSVANEPASELPPAAYYFKTVIAHTKALDPSRPVTFVTDANYALDRGAPYVDVICVNSYFSWYHDPGHLEVIPLQLTIQFENWYKTYQKPIIQSEYGADSVPGLHSDPPLMFSEEYQKAMLREYHSVFDKKRKEYVIGELVWNFADFMTNQGTTRVLGNKKGIFTRQRQPKSAAFVLRERYWKIANESSCLPPIIKSHTLFLK is encoded by the exons ATGgcggggggctgctgcctgctgctgctgctggcgctggggcgggcggcggccccgccgggcggcATGCTCTACCCCCGGGAGACCCCCTCCCGGGAGCGGAAGGAGCTCGGCGGCCTCTGGAGCTTCCGCGCCGACTTCTCGCCGGGCAGGGACGCCGGCTTCGTGCAGCGCTGGTACCGGCAGCCGCTCCGGCAG ACCGGTCCTGTGATTGACATGCCGGTGCCTGCCAGCTTCAACGATATCACTCAAGATCCCAGCTTGGAGAACTACATCGGCTGGGTTTGGTACGAGAAAGAGGCGCTGCTTCCTCTGCGCTGGCTTCAGGACGATCTCAACACCAGGGTGGTGCTCCGTTTTGGTAGTGCCCATTACTACTCCATTGTG TGGGTCAATGGAGTGCAAGTCATGGAGCACGAAGGGGGGCACCTCCCTTTTGAAGCAGATATAAGCAGCATCATCCAGGGCAGCCCAGGGATCCCGTGCCGCATCACTGTCGCGCTCAACAACACTCTGACACCCCATACTCTGCCTCCGGGGTCAATTCAGTATATGAATGACAAGACAAG GTATCCCAAGAACTATTTTGTACAGAACATCAGGTTTGATTTCTTTAATTATGCTGGAATCCATCGCCCGGTTGTGCTTTACACCACTCCTTCTGTCTACATAGATGATATTACTGTGACAACTACTTCATCAGAGAGTGTTG CAATGGTGCAATATCAGGTGTCGGTTGTTGGCAGCAAACTCTATTCCTTGTCCCTGAGTTTACGTGACCAGGAAGGGAAAGTGGTTGCTACAGGTGATGGGCCAGCTGGAGAGCTAAAAGTCCTGAACCCAAACCTTTGGTGGCCTTACCTGATGCACGAGAACCCTGGATACCGCTACTCCTTAGAG GTGAAAATGCAGGCGCAGGCAAATGGGGTGTTGCTGGAGGACGTGTACACACTCCTGGTTGGCATCCGCACCGTCCATGTCACCAGCACGCAGTTCCTCATCAACGGCAGGCCCTTCTACTTCCACGGCGTCAACAAGCACGAAGACGCTGAC ATTCGTGGCAAAGGCCTCGACTGGCCCCTGGTCATGAAGGATTTCAACCTGCTGCGCTGGCTGGGGGCAAACTCTTTCCGCACCAGCCACTACCCCTACGCCGAGGAGATCATGGACCTGTGCGATGCCTACGGCATCGTGGTGATCGACGAGTGCCCGGGAGTGGGGATTAAAATGCC CGAGAGCTTTGGGAACAGGTCTCTGCAGCATCATCTTGTTGTGATGGAGGAGCTGATCCGCAGGGATAAGAACAGACCCTCAGTTGTGATGTGGTCAGTAGCCAACGAGCCGGCATCGGagctgcccccagcagcctACTACTTTAA GACAGTGATAGCTCACACTAAAGCTCTTGATCCCTCCAGACCAGTAACCTTTGTGACAGATGCTAATTACGCTCTTGATCGTGGT GCTCCTTATGTGGATGTAATTTGCGTAAATAGCTACTTCTCCTGGTATCACGACCCAGGCCATCTGGAAGTTATTCCACTACAACTCACAATACAGTTTGAGAACTGGTATAAAACCTACCAAAAACCCATTATCCAGAGTGAATATGGAGCAGACTCGGTTCCTGGACTTCACAGT GATCCACCTCTTATGTTCAGCGAGGAATATCAGAAAGCTATGCTAAGAGAGTACCATTCCGTTTTtgacaaaaagaggaaagagtaTGTGATTGGGGAGCTCGTATGGAATTTTGCAGATTTCATGACTAATCAAG GGACCACACGTGTTTTGGGGAACAAGAAAGGAATATTTACCCGCCAACGACAGCCCAAATCAGCTGCATTTGTTCTTAGAGAAAGATACTGGAAGATTGCAAATGAATCAAGCTGTCTTCCTCCTATAATAAAATCACATACCctctttctaaaatga
- the LOC132319146 gene encoding argininosuccinate lyase isoform X2, whose translation MAAEVRGDKLWGGRFTGSRNPIMEMLNASITYDRRLSEVDIQGSKAYAKALEKAGILSKPELEKILSGLEKISEEWSKGVFVVKQTDEDIHTANERRLKELIGDVAGKLHTGRSRNDQVVTDLRMFMRNSLSVISTHLLQLIKTLVERAATEIDVILPGYTHLQKAQPIRWSQFLLSHAVALTRDSERLGEVKRRINVLPLGSGALAGNPLEIDRELLRSELGFASISLNSMDAVSERDFVVEFLSFATLLMIHLSKMAEDLIIYSTSEFGFLTLSDAYSTGSSLMPQKKNPDSLELIRSKAGRVFGRLAAILMVLKGLPSTYNKDLQEDKEAVFDVVDTLNAVLQVATGVISTLQIKKVNMEKALCPEMLSTDLALYLVRKGMPFRQAHIASGKVVNLAESKRMAINKLSLDDMKTISPLFDNDVSQVFNIVNSVEQYRAMGGTAKNSVNAQIEQLRELLKKLKEQA comes from the exons ATGGCAGCCGAGGTGAGG GGAGATAAACTTTGGGGAGGAAGATTCACTGGAAGCAGAAATCCCATCATGGAGATGCTCAACGCTTCCATTACATATGATCGGAGGCTGTCTGAAGTTGATATCCAGGGGAGCAAGGCTTATGCCAAAGCCTTAGAGAAGGCTGGGATCCTATCTAAACCTGAGCTGGAGAAGATCCTGAGTGGCCTGGAAAAG ATCTCCGAGGAATGGTCTAAAGGAGTCTTTGTGGTGAAACAAACCGATGAGGACATCCACACTGCCAACGAACGCAGACTAAAG GAGCTGATCGGAGACGTAGCTGGAAAACTGCACACTGGAAGAAGCAGGAATGATCAG GTTGTGACTGACTTGAGGATGTTCATGAGGAATTCCCTCTCTGTCATCTCGACTCACCTCCTGCAGCTCATTAAGACCCTGGTGGAACGTGCTGCCAC AGAAATTGATGTCATCTTGCCTGGCTACACCCACCTGCAGAAAGCTCAGCCCATCAGATGGAGCCAGTTCTTGCTCAG CCATGCTGTTGCTCTGACCCGTGATTCTGAGCGCCTGGGAGAGGTGAAGAGGAGGATCAACGTCTTGCCTTTGGGAAG TGGTGCTCTGGCTGGCAACCCACTGGAAATTGATAGAGAGCTTCTGCGTAGTG AGCTGGGCTTTGCTTCCATCAGCCTGAACAGCATGGATGCCGTGAGCGAGAGAGACTTTGTGG tgGAATTCCTctcttttgccaccttgctgATGATCCACCTTAGCAAGATGGCTGAAGATCTCATCATCTACAGTACCAGCGAGTTTGGCTTTCTAACCCTCTCTGATGCTTACAG cactggcagcagcCTGATGCCTCAGAAGAAGAACCCCGACAGTCTGGAACTGATCCGCAGCAAAGCTGGACGAGTGTTCGGACGG tTGGCTGCTATTCTCATGGTTCTCAAAGGACTTCCCAGCACCTACAACAAGGATCTGCAG GAGGACAAGGAGGCCGTCTTTGATGTTGTGGACACCCTGAACGCTGTGCTCCAGGTTGCCACTGGAGTGATTTCTACCCTCCAG ATCAAAAAGGTGAACATGGAGAAGGCTCTGTGCCCTGAAATGCTGTCTACTGATCTGGCTCTCTACTTGGTTCGTAAAGGA ATGCCATTCAGACAAGCCCACATTGCCTCTGGGAAGGTCGTCAACCTTGCCGAGTCCAAACGCATGGCCATCAATAAACTCAGCCTGGATGACATGAAGACCATCAG CCCCCTGTTTGACAATGACGTCTCCCAGGTCTTCAACATTGTCAACAGCGTGGAGCAGTACAGGGCCATGGGCGGTACCGCCAAGAACAGCGTGAATGCCCAGATcgagcagctgagggagctgctgAAGAAGCTGAAGGAACAAGCTTAG